GACGGCCCGGAAAGTATCCGACGCGCCGGACTTCGCGCCACGCACACACCGGCAGTTCTGATCACACGAGGGCGGATCGACCAGCAACTCGGAAAGATCGCCAGTCTCACCCCGCACGACGAGCGCCTCAAGTCATTCTGTGAGCTGACCCCGGTCTCGTGGAGTCCCTGAAGCCAGGCTTATGATCCTGGCCCGAAGGAGAACCACGAGCAGTGCCAGCACCACGTAAATACCCGGACGAGCTCCGTGAGCGGGCCGTCCGAGAGGTCCGCACGACGGGCCGTCCGATTGCGCACGTCGCCAAGGACCTGGGCATCCACAAGGAAGCCCTGCGCGGCTGGGTCCGCCAAGCCGAGGCGGACAGCGGCGAGCGCGACGACCGGCTGACCAGCGTCGAGCGTGAGGAGCTGAAACAACTCCGCAAAGAAGTAGCGGAGTTGAGGCGGGCGAACGAGATCCTCAAAGCGGCGAGTGCGCTTTTTGCCCAGGAGCTCGACCGTCCCCGGACGAGGCCGACCAGGTGATCGACAGCCTGAAGGACAGCGGCTTCGGGGTCGGGCCCGTATGCCGGGTGCTCGGCTGGTCCGAGTCGGCCTACTACGCCCGCAAGAAGCGGCCGAAATCGGCCCGCCGACTGCGGGACGAGCAGCTCATGCCCCTGATCGAGCAGGTCCACGCCGAGTCGGGCGGCACCTATGGCGCCCGCCGGATCACCCGCGCGCTCAGGCGTAAGGGCGTCGACGTGGCCCGCTGCACCGCCGAACGGCTGATGCGCGAGCTGGGCCTGGAGGGCGTCATCCGTGGTCAACGCCGCAGGACCACCGTGCCGGAGCCGTCGGCGCCCCGCCCGCCGGACCTGGTCGACCGCGATTTCACCGCATCCCGCCCCGACCAGCTGTGGGTGGCGGACATGACGTATGTGCGCACCTGGTCCGGGTGGGCATACGTGGCGTTCGTCCTGGACGTGTACTCGCGGATGATCGTCGGCTGGCAGGTCGCGAACCACATGCGGACCGAACTCCCCTTGGACACACTGGAGATGGCGTTGTGGAGACGGAGGATCAAGAAGGACTCCGGCCTCATTCATCACAGCGACCGCGGGTCGCAATACGTATCGATTCGGTACACCGACCGGCTCGCCGACATCGGCGCCTCCGCGTCGGTCGGCTCCGTCGCGGACAGCTATGACAACGCGATGGCCGAGGCCCTGAACGGCACCTTCAAGGCCGAGCTCATCGAGATGCAGGGCCCCTGGAAGGACGTCGACCAAGTCGAGCGGGCGATCTTCCAGTGGGTCACGTGGTACAACGAAGAACGCCTCCACTCCGCCCTCGACTACGTACCGCCGGCCGAGTACGAGCAAGCCTTCTGGCGAAGCCAGGAGCAGGCCCCGCAGTCCGCCTGAAACAAGATCACCGGACTCTACGAGACTCGGGGCAGCTCAAGGTCGTACAGGTCGCCATTCTCTTCGCCTCGTTCTACTGGCGAAAACAAGCGCTCGGAAGCCCGGGAGAGGTTCAGCGCTTCCGCAGAGAGTTCGACAGGCGACTACCCGCGGAGCGGCAGCTGAGGACAACCGCCATCCCCTGGCTCCAAGAAGAGATCGTGCGGCTTGCCCAACGGGTCGACGAGGCCGTCCGCCACCATGAGGCCAGCCTCGACGGACTCGTAACCACCCACCCGCACGACCAGTTCCCTCCCCTTCTCATCCGAAGGATCTTGAAGCGTTCCCCAGCACACGCACGGTGAACTGCCTCTGCCCTCACTGAGACGGGACTGACGACAGCTGCATCGGAGCCGAATTAGGCTCCGCTCATGACCAACAACCTCGGATTCGCCTGCTCAGGCTGCGGCAGCCACCACGCCGAGCTACCGATGAACTACTCGGCTGTCGCCCCATACGTCTGGGAACCGAGCTTCGCCGACTCTGCGGACTGCCTTCTCTCATCGGATCAGTGCGTGATCCAGGCACAGCACTACTTCGTCAAGGGTCTGGTCGAGATACCGATCATCGGCAGCGACGAGGTGTTCTCCTGGGCCGCATGGGTCTCCCTCAGCCGGGACAACTTCTCCCGATCCGCAGACCTTTGGGACACCGCGGGACGGGAAACCGAGGAACCGTACTTCGGGTGGCTGTCCACCGACCTCTTCCTCTACTCGCCCAGCACCATCAACTTGAAGACCCGCGTCCACACCCGCCCCATCGGACAGCGTCCCTTCATCGAGCTGGAGCCGACCGACCACCCTCTCGCAATCGAACAGCGGACCGGCATCACTATGGAGCGCGTCCGTGCAATCGCCGCAGCCGTTCTCCATCCCACCGACAGCGAATCCAAGTGACGTCGAACGGGCTGCTGACCTAGCGTTCCGCCCATGACCACACCAGACGTCGGCACTGACGATGAGGCCGACGTGACCATCCGCTGCCAGGACAACGCGTCCGTCGGCGTGACGTTCTGCGACCGGTTCAGCTTCGACGCAGACTCCGTGCACTATGCCGTCGAGCTGCAGGCCCCCGGTCTGACCGCTCGCGTCAACGAGGTCGTCGCCTGGATCTGGGACAGCGATCTCACCATCTTCCTGGACGAGCTCGCCGCCGACTACCGAGGATGGGCCGGCGAACGGAGCTGGCATACCCACGACCGCGACCTGACGGTGTCGGCGGTCTTCCGGTCCGGCGGCCACGTCGGGCTGACCTGGGCCGTGCGGCCATGGCCTCAGGCCGCAGGCGGCTGGGGCGCCTCGGTGACCACCTGGCTGGAGGCCGGCGAGCAGATGACTTCTCTCGCGGCCGAAGTCCGGGCCTTCCTCGCCGAGGGGCACCAGTGACATCCGACATGCGCATCACCTGGACGCTTGCGGGATCCGGGTGGGCCGACTGCACCCTTGAAGATCGCCAGGCGAGAGTCGAGCTCACCGCGTCCTACATCACCAGTGCGCCCGAGGAGCTGCTGACCGCAGTGGCCCGGCTCCTCGCGGGCGAGCCGGAGACCCGTGCCCAGTTCGAGGCCGAGCCGACCGCCTACCGGTGGATCTTCTACCGCGAAGGCGTGGACATTTGGACCCGCGTGCTGGAACTGCGTCACGGTGGCGATCACGACAACAAGGGAACCGAGATCTGGTCCAGCCAGCTCGGCATCGACCAGCTTGCTCGCACCATGATCCGCTGCTTCGACGAGGTCGCGCAGACCTATGGCGAGAGCGGCTATCGAGGCAAGTGGGGCGAGCACTTCCCCCTAACCGAACTCGAAGCCCTCAGACGCCTCTGGCGCACTTACCAGCACCCCCCAAATGACGTAGCCGGGACAACCGACTGCTGAGGTTGAGTGAAACAAGTCAGCAGGACAACTGTCACCCTTCAGCTCGGCGGACTCCCGTGCAGGCGAGGACTGCGTCGGCGTCGTCGGCGAGGAAGAGCATGAAGGCCCACGTCCGGTCCGGTGAGAAGATGCGACCGATCCTGACCTGATCGGCTTCGAGCCGGGTGAGGATGTCGGCGGTGGACGGCAGGGCGAGAGTCTCAGCACCTCGCTTGCTCGCCCGTCGGAGACGAGCCGCGTAGATGCTGGCAAGCTGCTGACTGGGAACGCGGCCGTCCCATACGACAAAGTCGCCTCCAGCAAGAAGCGCCTCCCTGGCGGCTTCGCAGGCCGTGGTCTGGTCGCCCAGCATCCCGGCGAGTTCCGCCCGGTCCATCTGTCCTCCTCCCGCCTGCTTACCCGCGCTGTCCGCTCAGTCGTCGAAGTGGAGGCCGGGCCGGGTCCAGAATGTGAGGTCGCTGCTGGTGGCGACCGCCAGGGTCAGGCCGGAGGGAGAGAACCCGGCCGCGCGGAGTTCTGAGTACTCGGAGTGGAAGATGTGCCACCACGTCCCTCCCGCCGGGCCTTTGTGGGACCCGCCGTCGGCAGAGAGGATGACGCGGTCGTGGGGCCACTCGGGGCTGACGACGTCCACGGTCCAGCCGTCCGGCGTGGTGCTGTGCAGGCCGCCGCCGAAGAGTCCGGCTATGCGTACCGGGACGCTTGCGATTGGGCCGATCCCAGGGCAGGTGAGGTCCGGGTGGGCGTCGGGGGTGCTCGTTTCCGGGTCAGGGTCCCGGTCGCGGGCGATCTTCTCGCCGGTGACCGTGTCGAAGAGTCCGTGGCCGTCGCTGGACACGACCATGATGAGGTCGTGTCCGCTGTCGGGATGGACGGCGAATCCGATACCGAGAAGGCCCCCGATGGGAGTCCTGCGGTCCATCACCGACTGCCACGGCTCGGGAGCCGGCATGACGGTGGCGGCGAGATAGCGCTCGCGCAGCCTCTGCTGGTAGTCCGTGATCAAGTCGTCTCCTCGGTGCGATCCGCGTCGAGGGTCTCTCGCACAGCGGCCCACGTCGACTCGAATTCTTGGCGGGTGATCTCGGCAGCGCCGTCCTCTTCTTGCCTTCCGCGCAGGGCGCCTTCCGCGAGGACGCCGTACTGCCGCTCGTAGGCGGCCATGGCCGCGAGGTCGCCACGGTCACGGATCTCGATGACCTCCGCCAGCGAAGCTGCGGTCACGGGCTGGCGCTGAGGTCCTTGCAGGTCGACCTGGCGCAGGGCCCATTCCTCGCCGTCGAGTTCGAAGTACGACCAGACATCGCTCTCGCCGTCGTAGGCGCGGATCCACAGCATCACGCTCACATGATCTCTCGGTGAGGATAAGGCGCGTTCGGCGAGGCCCACGGGCCGACCGCTTCCCGTTTACGCACCTGCGACGCCGCCCGACTCGTTAAGCGAACGATCGAAGAGGAAACATCACGCTCAGTCTCGGCAGCTTGCGTGCTGCCTCGTCCTCACGTCGCACGTCCCACCGCTGACCGAGCGGCCCCGAACTGCCCTCTCCATCACCCTGTTCAGCCTCGACAGCCTCATAAAACGCGTCGCCGCAATCATTGTCGACACCGGTCAGGACCCCGTAGACCTCCATCGCGACATAGTCGAGAGACTCCCACCCGGGCCAGTCGTCGTTCCACATCTCCCGCGGGCGTCCCACCAAGTACTGGACCTCCGGAACGTCGGCCAGAGAGTCCGGATCAGCCAGTGCCCGGGAGAAGGCATCACGGCCGAGCCCCACCATCCACAGGCCGAAGTAGCAGAATCCGTCATCCGAACACCAGCCACCGAAGATCCGGTCCGCTGCTGCCCACAGATCCCACGTGAACGCTTCGTGCATCACTTCGTCCAAGCGCACCTGGAACTGCACGACCTCAGCCAGCGACCTTCGCGCCAATGCGCCACGCAGCCACGCGAGCCGCTCGTCCGGGCCCTGCGCCTGACGTCGGCACTCCTCGATGAGCTTCCAGAAGGAATCAATGTCCACAGCGGCACTGTGCCAGGCACCTCTGACAGTGCAGGGTCGACGAACTATGTTCGAGGAGTGGAGAATCCGGAGATCATCATCAAGCTCACCTCGGATGAGGCGCTGGTCCTGTCGGACTGGCTGGAGCAGGTGCAGATGACGGACCTCAGTCGTCTCGTCGGCGATGCGGCGGTCTGAGCACCCCTTCACCGCATTGCCGGAACGCTCGACAAGTCGCTGTCGGGGATCTTTGCGGCGGACTACGCCGAACGTCTGGAGGCGGTCCGCAGCAGGCTTCGTCCAGACCTGGGCGACAGCGCCATTGACGAGGAGGGTACGGACGCATGAAGCCCCTCTCGGAGATGACTGAACGCGAGTACTTCGTCAGCGTCGGCCAACGTCCCGGCATGTTCGTCGGCAAGACCTCCTTCCACATGCTGACCGCGTTCCTGACCGGTTATGACCAGCATGCTCTCCGGCACGGTGGGCCCGGGCTCACCGGCTGGCACGACTGGCTCGTCGCCCGTCGCCGACGCGACAGCAACCACGCCTGGCCGGGCCAAATCCTCCACATCGCCCTCCCGAACGGCTGGGACGACTTGTGGAATCTTCCGCCTGAGGACGAACAGCAGGCGACCAAGGTCCTGTTCGAGCTCCTCGACGAGTTCGCTGCCGAGCGCGAAGCAGCGCAGGACTCACAGACCTCAGGTTGAGTGAGACGCCGCACCGAACAGCGTCTCACTCAAGATGAACCACTGCCGGTCAACGCCTCGTCATGCTTCACCTCAACTGAGACGGGACACGGGCCCCCTCCACTCCGATCGCGAGCGCGCGTGACCCGTCTCGCTGAAGGTGAGCCAGTCTCGGTCCATCTGAGTCATCTGGTCTTGCGTCCCGGTCAACCTGAGCCATCTACCGGTCCGTCTCGCTGTCTGTGAGCCACTGCCGGCCTGGCTCCCCATCGTCGTTGTACGTGGTCAGCGCCGGGTGGGGGTGGCTGGTGGAGGCTGAGGGCTTCTGGCTGGAGTACGTCGACGGTCGTGGTGAGCTGCACAGCGAGCCGTTTGAGGCGATGTGGTCGACGCGTTCGAGGCTGCCGGGTAGCTGCGGTCGTTCCCGTCGTACAAGGGGCAGCGCAACTTTTCCGGCTGGTACCGGGCTGCTACCAGTGGCGAGTTGGTGGGCTTCGAGTCGTGGGTGGAGCTCGGTCATCTGATGCGGCTGGACTCGGAACCGGACGTGGTGGCCGTCGCGTCACAGCCGTTCCGGCTCCCATGGCGGCCGGGTGACCAGGCCCGGAGGGTCAGCCATACGCCGGACTGCTTCGTGCGCCGTCGGGGCGGCTCCGCCGTGGTGCTGGATGTGCGCCCTGATGACCGGATCGAGCCCGGGGATGCCGTGAAGTTCGCGGCCTCGGACGTGGCTTGCGCCGGGGTGGGCTGGGATTTCGAGCGGGTCGGCGTGCTCGATCCGGTGTTGGCGGCACATCTGCGCTGGTGGTCGGGCTACCGGCATCCGCGGGTACGGCGCGAGCCGGTGGCGGCGGGGTTGCGGGCCGTGTTCGCCCGGCCCCGGGGTCTGCTGGCCGGGACGTGTGCGGTGGGCGATCCGATTGCTGTGCTGCCGGTGCTTTTCCACTTGGTCTGGTGTCGGGAACTTGCGGTGGATTCGCAGGCGGGCCTGTTGTCGGCGGCGACGCCGGTTCGCCCGGCATCCGCAGTCGCGGGGGAGGCGAGTGGAGATGCCGGCGTCGTCGCGGGGTGATCGTCTCCGGTCGGCGGACGACCGGGAAGACCACGGCGCTGAAACAGAGCGACGGCACCCGACGCTGACAACTCGGAGCTCAGTTGATACTCCCGTTCCACCCACAATGTCGGCAGTTCAGGTTCTGGTAACCGGGACGAGGGTCAAGTACGTGATGCCAAGGATGTTGCGGTAGCCGTCAGCCCAGGACGACCGCTGGCGGTCGACTCGTTCGCGGGTCTCGGCGGCGAGTGGATGGTCCGGGTTCATGGCGAGCCAGAGTTCTGTGTCGTGGCGGTAGCCGGACTCGAACTCCTCCCACTCCTCACGGCTCGCCGACTCGATCCAGGCCGGCCGGAAGCCCGCCTCGACAGCAAGCTCGACGAGCGGTCCGAGCCGCAGGTGGTCGCCTGCGTGCGCCCCGGGCCACATCGCCGCGAGTTCCTCGTCAGTCGGGGCGCGTTCCCAGAAGCCCTCGCCCAGGACGACACGTCCGCCCGGGCGGACCAAGCGGCGCAGCTCGTGCAGTACGAAGCTGGGATCGTACGGCCGCTCGGGGTCGCACAGTGCCTGACCAGCTCCCAGGCAGAGCACCGCGTCCACGGGCCCGCGTGCCGTGCCAAGGGCCGACTCCTCGCTGAATTCGACCCGTCCGGCCAGTCCGCGCCCCTTCGCAAGGTCCCTGCCCCTGGCGAGATCCTCGGCGTTGATGTCGAGGCCCACGCCTGTCGATCCCGGGACGGACTCCAGAACCCGGAGCAGCAGTTCGCCCCAGCCGCAGCCGATATCGAGGACGGTGGAGGGCGAGACGGCGGCGAGCCGCGCGACGATGCGCCCGGCGCGGGCTTCGGAAAGCGGTCCGTGGAAGGTCAGACTGCCGAGACGCGGGGGAAGATCGGAAGCGATGGCCATGGGAGGGAACATTAGTTCTCCCCGAGTAGCGTGCCGAGCGATTTGACATCCGGCTCGACCGACCCGGACTGACTGGCCCCGCACTTGGTCTGCCCGCCGCGGATCTACCCCGATCGGCCGCACCCACAGCCTCACCCACTCGCAAGGCGGGAGCTGAACGCCGCCGTTCTCACCCCTTCAGACGGCCTCCTGCACAGGGTGCCGGGGGCCTCCTGCCCGCGGAGCTCAAGTCTCGGATTGAGCAAGACGTCGGCCCTCGCCTCGTCTTACTCAATCTGAACCACCGCAGGTCACAGCATCGCGATGACCCATCTTCATGGAGACGGGTCAAGGCGGCAGACTGCCCCCATGACAGCAACGGACGCCAAGGCCGATCTCCTCTTCTACCTGCAGTCCGCTCGCGACGCCCTGCTGTGGAAGCTGGAGGGACTTTCGGAGTACGACATCCGCCGCCCACTGACTCCCACGGGTACCAACCTCCTGGGCCTGGTCAAACACGTGGCCGGTGTGGAGTTGGGCTATCTCGGCGACACCTTCGGCCGACCCTCCGGGGAGCCGCTGCCCTGGCTCGACGAGGGTGCCGAGACGAACGCCGACATGTGGGCCACCGCCGACGAGTCACGCGAGTTCGTCGTGGACCTGTACCGCCGGGCATGGGCGCACGCGGACGCGACGATCGACGCGATGGCGCTGGACACCGTGGGCAGGGTGCCCTGGTGGCCCGACGGCAAGGACGAGGTGACGTTGCAGCACGCCGTGGTGCGCGTGATCGCCGACACGCAGCGGCACGCCGGGCATGAGGGGAGGACAACACCAGCATGCCGCCGGGCGACCCGGCGTGGTGGGAGGAGTACCGCGACCGACTGGAGCGCACGGCCCGGGAGGCCGAGCGGCGAGCGTGACGCCGGCGACACACGCGCGCGTGCGGCGGGTTCGGATGACGCGGACGCGACGCTCCCCGGCAAGGCGCGCGCGTACGGCTCCCCCGCACGCGCGCGTGCGCCGCGCCGGGCGGCGGCCGGGGTGCGGCCGCCGTCCGGGCCAGGCACTCAGCGCATGGTGGACGTGGACCCGGACGGTGTCAGGTGGACGTCTTCCCGTCGAGCGCCTCGCGCAGGATGTCCGCGTGCCCGGCGTGCTGGGAGGTCTCGGCGATGAGGTGGAGCAGCACGCCGCGCACACTGCGCACCGCTCCCGGCTCGTGCCACGGCGCCTGCGGCAGCGGGTGCGTCGCCGACAGGTCGGGTACGGAGGCGAGGACCTTCTCGGTCTCGGTGGCGACCTGCTCGTAGCGCTGGATCGCCCCGGCCAGCGTCTCGCCGGGCAGCATGTCGAAGCCGTTCTGGTGGTCGACCATCCACTGCGGGATCTCGCGTGCCGTACCGGCCGCGATGTCGCCCCAGGTGACGCCCTCGGGCAGGTCGAAGCTCATCGCCGAGGGGCCGTCGACGGCGAAACGCATCCATGCCTCCTCGACGGCGGCGACGTGCTTGATCAGCCCGCCCAGGCACAGCGCGCTGACCGTCGGGCGCTCACCGGCCTGCTCGTCACCGAGGTCGCGCGTCGTGCGGATCAGGGCGGCCCGGGCGGTCGCGAGCGCGGCGAGCAGTTCGGCCCGTTCGGAGTCGAGAGGGGAGGCGGGT
This region of Streptomyces chromofuscus genomic DNA includes:
- a CDS encoding DinB family protein, translating into MTATTEPASPLDSERAELLAALATARAALIRTTRDLGDEQAGERPTVSALCLGGLIKHVAAVEEAWMRFAVDGPSAMSFDLPEGVTWGDIAAGTAREIPQWMVDHQNGFDMLPGETLAGAIQRYEQVATETEKVLASVPDLSATHPLPQAPWHEPGAVRSVRGVLLHLIAETSQHAGHADILREALDGKTST
- a CDS encoding IS3 family transposase (programmed frameshift), with the translated sequence MPAPRKYPDELRERAVREVRTTGRPIAHVAKDLGIHKEALRGWVRQAEADSGERDDRLTSVEREELKQLRKEVAELRRANEILKAASAPFCPGARPSPDEADQVIDSLKDSGFGVGPVCRVLGWSESAYYARKKRPKSARRLRDEQLMPLIEQVHAESGGTYGARRITRALRRKGVDVARCTAERLMRELGLEGVIRGQRRRTTVPEPSAPRPPDLVDRDFTASRPDQLWVADMTYVRTWSGWAYVAFVLDVYSRMIVGWQVANHMRTELPLDTLEMALWRRRIKKDSGLIHHSDRGSQYVSIRYTDRLADIGASASVGSVADSYDNAMAEALNGTFKAELIEMQGPWKDVDQVERAIFQWVTWYNEERLHSALDYVPPAEYEQAFWRSQEQAPQSA
- a CDS encoding DUF6228 family protein, with translation MTTPDVGTDDEADVTIRCQDNASVGVTFCDRFSFDADSVHYAVELQAPGLTARVNEVVAWIWDSDLTIFLDELAADYRGWAGERSWHTHDRDLTVSAVFRSGGHVGLTWAVRPWPQAAGGWGASVTTWLEAGEQMTSLAAEVRAFLAEGHQ
- a CDS encoding SAM-dependent methyltransferase; the protein is MAIASDLPPRLGSLTFHGPLSEARAGRIVARLAAVSPSTVLDIGCGWGELLLRVLESVPGSTGVGLDINAEDLARGRDLAKGRGLAGRVEFSEESALGTARGPVDAVLCLGAGQALCDPERPYDPSFVLHELRRLVRPGGRVVLGEGFWERAPTDEELAAMWPGAHAGDHLRLGPLVELAVEAGFRPAWIESASREEWEEFESGYRHDTELWLAMNPDHPLAAETRERVDRQRSSWADGYRNILGITYLTLVPVTRT
- a CDS encoding DUF2199 domain-containing protein; protein product: MNYSAVAPYVWEPSFADSADCLLSSDQCVIQAQHYFVKGLVEIPIIGSDEVFSWAAWVSLSRDNFSRSADLWDTAGRETEEPYFGWLSTDLFLYSPSTINLKTRVHTRPIGQRPFIELEPTDHPLAIEQRTGITMERVRAIAAAVLHPTDSESK
- a CDS encoding DUF4240 domain-containing protein, with protein sequence MDIDSFWKLIEECRRQAQGPDERLAWLRGALARRSLAEVVQFQVRLDEVMHEAFTWDLWAAADRIFGGWCSDDGFCYFGLWMVGLGRDAFSRALADPDSLADVPEVQYLVGRPREMWNDDWPGWESLDYVAMEVYGVLTGVDNDCGDAFYEAVEAEQGDGEGSSGPLGQRWDVRREDEAARKLPRLSVMFPLRSFA
- a CDS encoding DUF5958 family protein; this translates as MADPYIILNELAQELRPMPQGIEWFEGLSTEEQSNTLRLLSHFCIQARATAEDGPESIRRAGLRATHTPAVLITRGRIDQQLGKIASLTPHDERLKSFCELTPVSWSP
- a CDS encoding TnsA-like heteromeric transposase endonuclease subunit, producing MRSFPSYKGQRNFSGWYRAATSGELVGFESWVELGHLMRLDSEPDVVAVASQPFRLPWRPGDQARRVSHTPDCFVRRRGGSAVVLDVRPDDRIEPGDAVKFAASDVACAGVGWDFERVGVLDPVLAAHLRWWSGYRHPRVRREPVAAGLRAVFARPRGLLAGTCAVGDPIAVLPVLFHLVWCRELAVDSQAGLLSAATPVRPASAVAGEASGDAGVVAG